One genomic region from Pagrus major chromosome 24, Pma_NU_1.0 encodes:
- the dnajc27 gene encoding dnaJ homolog subfamily C member 27, producing METNAPKRRDNKKSLRVKVISLGNAEVGKSCIIKRYCEKRFVPKYLATIGIDYGVTKVQVRDREIKVNIFDMAGHPFFYEVRNEFYKDSQGVLLVYDVGLRESFDALDSWLGEMKQEMGSQANMDSIVFIVCANKVDLTKRRVVDEGEGRLWAESRGFHYFETSAQSGEGINEMFQSFFSSITDMCENGGKRPVSEVSVGFTKEQADTIRRIRNSKDSWDMLGVKPGATREEVNKAYRKLAVLLHPDKCVAPGSEDAFKAVVNARTSLLKNIK from the exons ATGGAAACAAACGCGCCGAAGCGGAGAGACAACAAGAAGTCGCTGCGGGTGAAGGTGATCAGCCTCGGGAACGCCGAGGTCGGGAAG AGCTGCATTATCAAACGCTACTGCGAGAAGAGGTTTGTTCCCAAGTACTTGGCCACTATTGGGATCGACTATGGTGTCACCAA AGTGCAGGTTCGCGACAGAGAAATCAAAGTGAACATCTTCGACATGGCCGGACATCCTTTCTTCTATGAA GTGCGTAACGAGTTCTACAAGGACAGTCAGGGCGTGCTGCTGGTGTACGACGTGGGCCTCCGGGAGAGCTTCGACGCCCTCGACAGCTGGCTGGGCGagatgaaacaggaaatgggCTCTCAGGCCAACATGGACAGCATCGTGTTCATCGTCTGCGCCAACAAG GTGGACCTGACGAAGCGGCGGGTGGTGGACGAGGGCGAGGGGCGTCTGTGGGCGGAGTCCAGAGGGTTTCATTACTTTGAGACGTCGGCGCAGAGCGGAGAGGGCATCAACGAGATGTTTCAG TcgttcttctcctccatcaccgACATGTGTGAGAACGGCGGGAAGCGTCCGGTGTCCGAGGTCAGCGTCGGCTTCACCAAAGAGCAGGCCGACACCATCCGACGCATCCGGAACAGCAAGGACTCCTGGGATATGTTGGGCGTCAAACCCGGAGCCACGCG GGAGGAGGTGAACAAGGCGTACAGGAAGTTGGCGGTCCTGCTTCACCCGGACAAATGCGTCGCCCCCGGCAGCGAGGACGCCTTCAAGGCCGTGGTGAACGCCCGCACCTCACTGCTGAAGAACATTaaataa